In the Candidatus Edwardsbacteria bacterium genome, TTCGTAAGCCCGTCAGGGGTCTTGGTGGGCACGAACTTCTTAATAGATGGCGGTCCTTATCGCAGTGACAACCCGGTATCACTTGCTTTTGACGGTTTAAGGTATCTGGTGGCTTTTCATGATCAGGCCAACAATATTGACAGCACCGGGTGGAATCTTTTTGGACGCTTTGTTACTGTTTCAGGGATTGTCCAGGAGAAAATTACTATCTGTGATTCTACGAAAGCCCCAATTATGCCCAGTGTCGCTTTCGATGGCGATCACTACTTGGCAACCTGGACCCAATTGGTTGATCTTACTTTAATGGGCCAATTCTGGACTCCAGCGGGTGTGCCTATAGACGCGCCATTTATAATATTTAATACAGTGGTCGGCAGGATACCCTTTGGCGGATCCGGATTCGGAGGCGGCTGGTTTTTGGTTGTCGGCTCCCGGATGGATTCTAGTTTTACCGATGGTGATGTTTACGGGGCATTCATTCCAAAGTATACCGGGGTGGAGGGGAAGCCGGGCAGCGATAAGTTAACAGTTGAGAGTTTACAGTTAAGAGTTACCGGGAATGCCATCAAATACCAAATCCCCCAATCGGGTATTGCAAACCTTAAGATTTACAACCTGCTGGGGCAGGAGGTGCGGACCCTGGTAAATGAGTTTAAAAGTTCCGGAGTTTACAGTTTACAGTGGAATGGCTGTGATGCTAGCAATCACAGGGTTTCCAGCGGAGTGTATCTTATCCGGTTGGAGTCAGAAGGACGGGGTGCAACGGCAAAAATGGTGGTGGTGAGGTGACACACCCCCGACCCCTCTTATTTAGAGGGGAGATAAAAGCATAGTATGTTCTGGCAATGCGGCAAATATAAATTCGACACGGCTGACAAGCCCCTGATAATGGGCATCCTCAACCTGACCCCGGATTCCTTTTCCGATGGTGGCAGGTTCAATACGACAGACAAGGCCCTGGTTCAAGCCATAAAGATGATAGAGCAGGGAGCCGACATCATAGACATCGGGGGCGAATCCACCCGGCCGGGTGCGGATAAGGTTTCAGTTGAAGAAGAAATAGCCAGGGTGGTTCCGGTCATCGAAGCGCTGGCAAAAAAATCTGACATTCCGATTTCGATAGACACTTATAAATCCGAAGTAGCTCGCAGGTCGTTGGAGGCAGGAGTTTCCATAATCAACGACATCTCCGGACTGCGTTTCGATCAGAATATGGCCGGGGTGGCGGCGGAGTTTAAGGCCGGGCTGGTGCTGATGCACATCAAGGGTACTCCGGAGGACATGCAAAAGGACCCGCAGTATGACGATCTGCTGGACGAGATAAAAAAATATCTAAAAGACTCGATCAAGATCGCCCTGGAGGCCGGGGTGGAAAGGTCGGCCATCGCCATAGACCCGGGCATCGGCTTCGGCAAGACGGTGGAGCATAACCTGAGCCTGATAAAAAATCTGACCTATTTCAAGGATCTGGACTGCCCCATAGTGATCGGAGCTTCACGAAAATCTTTCATCGGGAAATTGAACAACGATATCCCGGCCGATGAACGCCTGCCGGGCAGCTTGGCGGCGGCCGTACTGGCGGTGCAGAACGGTGCGGCCATCATCCGCTGCCACGATGTGGCCGAGACTAAGCAGGCGCTGAGAGTGGCACAGGCTATAACCACCCCTTTATCCCCTCCTTGATCAAGGAGGGGACGAGGGTGGTCTAAAAGTATCTTAATTTTTCAAAAGAATATGTTAATGGATAAACTCTTTCCCACATTCCACCTTCCCGGCGTGCTGTCGTTCCTGACGGTGCGGCCGCTGGATATCTTGGACATAATCCTGGTGGCCTACATCATCTATCGGATATTCCACCTGATGAAGGGCACCAGAGCGGTCCAGATCATGTTCGGCCTGCTGGTGCTGATCGCCATTGCCATAGTGGCCCAGCTGTACCAGCTGCCCGGCACCAGCTGGGTGATATCCAGCCTGAAGACGGTGTGGGTGGTGGCCTTCGTGATACTGTTCCAGCCGGAGATCCGCAACGCCATGACCCAGCTGGGGCGGAACCGCTTTCTGGGAATATTTTTAAAGGGCGAGGTGCGGGCCATAGAGGAAGTGGTCAAGGTCTGCCAGGCCCTGCTGGTCAGGGGCTACGGGGCCATCATCGTGCTGGAGAAGAACGACGGTCTTAAGAACTACACTGCAACCGGGGTGGAGTTGAACGCCCGCCTGACCGAGCAGCTGCTGGTCTCCCTGTTCGTGCCCGACGGGCCGCTGCATGACGGGGCGGTGATCATCCGGGGGGAGACGGTGGTGGCTGCCAGCTGCACCCTGCCCATCACCAAGGACCCCAATTTCTCCGGCGAACACGGGATGCGCCACCGGGCCGCAGTGGGCCTCTCGGAGGAGACCGATGCCGTGGCGGTGGTGGTCTCCGAGGAGAAACAGTCCATCTCCATCGCCCGATACGGGAAACTGATCGAACTGGAGAACATCCAGGAACTGCGGGAAAAACTTAACCGGGCATTGCACACCAAGGCCGGCCCGGCGGAAATGAAAGAAAATAAACCGGCTGACATAAATATCAAGGAGAATTAGATGATCAAGGAAACCAAGACCAGGCTGTGGATCGGGCTGGGGATATTCCTCACCGCCTTCATAGTCTACCTGAGGACCATGGCTCCCACCGCCTCTTTCTGGGACTGCGGGGAGTTCATAACCGTCTCCCAGATTTTGGGCATCCCTCACCCGCCGGGCTATCCGCTGTATGCCATCGTGGGCCGGGTGACCATCATGCTGCTGCCTTTCTTCAAGGAGATAGCCTTCCGGGTGAACCTGCTGTCGCCGTTCTTCTCGGCCCTGACCATCGCCATAGTCTATCTGCTGACCGTCAAGCTGATCGTGGTCTGGAAGGGGGAGCCCAAGGATAAGCTGGATGAGATAATAATTCACCTAGCCGGCGCTTCAGCCGCCCTGTCCCTGGCATTCTCCCCCACCTGGTGGGACAATTCCATTGAGACCGAGGTCTACGGCATCGCCATGTTCATGATGTCCATGACGGTCTGGCTGGCCTTGCGGTGGCGGGACCAGATCGGGAAAGTGGGCAACCGCAAGATGCTGCTGCTGATCGTCTACCTCTTCGTTCTGGGCATCGCCGGGCATATGTCCACTCTGCTGGCGGCCGGGCCGATATTCCTGTTCGTTCTGCTGGTCGATTGGCGGGCCCTGGTGGACTGGAAATTTTTGGGCTGGGCGACCGGGCTGATATTTGCCGGGATCACCATAAATTATTATCTGCTGCTGAGAGCCAACCTGGACCCGGCCCTCAACATGTGCAACCCCCGCAACTGGGATTCGCTGATGTACGTGCTGCAGCGAAAGCAGTACGAGCCTTTCAATTTCTTCACCCGGCGCGAGGATTTCATGTACCAGTTCGGCCACATGTTCCTGCGCTATTTCAGCTGGCAGTTCGCGCCAATAATCAAGCCCGGCGCTTCCGCCCTGCACAGCGCTCCGGCCCTGTGGATCGCTTCGCTGCCCGTGGTGCTGGGGGCTTACGGGGCGGTATGCCACCTGATCGAAAAGGAGGAGAAAAAATTCGGGATCACCGCGGCGGTTTTGCTGGTGGTGGGTGTTCTGGTGGCCCTGTTCACCAACAGCCCGATGGCGACCATGCTGATAGCCCTGGGGGTGGTGGCCGGTTTCTTCCATACCTATAAACGCAAGGACAAGAGTTTTGCCATCGTTGGCCCGGCTTTCATCATCGCCAGCCTGGGGCTGGTGGTCTATCTGAACATGGCCAATCCCCAGCCCCGGGAGCGGGATTACATCTTCGCTCCGGCCTACCTGTTCTTCGCGGTCTGGATAGGGATGGGCGGCTGGCGGCTGATGCAGTACGCCAAAGAGATGCTCCGGGAAAAGTCGGCCAAATGGTCCAGGCTGGCGCCCATCGCCCTGGGAACGATATTTATTCTGATAGCGCTGTTCAATGTCAAACAGTATTATTTTGAGAAGAACCGCTCCGACAACTGGATACCCAACGATTACGGCTACAATATTCTGCAGTCGGCCCAGCCGGGGGGGATCGTGTTTACCAACGGGGATAACGACACCTACCCGGTGTGGTTCATGCAGGAGACCAACGGAGTGCGCCAGGATGTCCGGATAGTCAACCTGTCGCTGGCCAACACCGACTGGTATCTCAAGCAGGCCATCCGCCACGGCGTCCCGCTGGACCTCTCCGAGTACCAGATCGACCAACTGGCCGGCCGGGGCTATATCACCGAGGACCGCCAGATATTCAAATTGTCCGACATTGCCATCAGGGTGATCATCGCCTCCAATGCCGGCAAGAAACTTTCCTTCCAGCAGGTGCTGGCCCCAGCCGACAGTTTTGCCAAACTGGTGTTCGATAAAGATTACAAGGAGAAATATCCGGTCTACTTCGCAGTCACCGTCTCCGACGACAACCTGGCGGGTCTGCAGAAACATCTGTCGTTCGAGGGCCTGCTGTACCGGGTGACGCCCCGGGTGTCCAACAAACAGGTCAACCTGGAGCTTACCCAGAAGAACATTACCGAGGTCTACCGTTACCGGGGCATCACCGATCCTGGAGTCTTCAAGGATGACAACACCCAAAGGCTTTTAGGCAACTACGCCGTGGCCTACTGGCAGCTGGGGATGGCCATGCGGAAGCAGGCCGAGGCCGAGCGGGCCGCCAAAAAGGAGGACCGCTATCGTGAATGGATGCTGAAATCCATCGAACAATTTCAGCAGGCTTATAATATCCTGCCCAACGAACCGGCCAGCTACAACTGGCTGGGGGTGGCCTATGCCGAACTGGGGGACTACGCCAAGGCTTCCGAATGGCTGCACAAACTAGTCGAGAAGGACCCGGCCAACCCCTATGCCAAGATGCAGATCGGCGGCGTTTTCCAGCAGGGCCGGATGTATGACTCGGCCGAATATTACTACCAGCAGACCCTTATGCAGGATCCCAACCTGGCCGAGGCCTACGGCAGGCTGTATCAGCTGTACATGGAACAGAAAAAATATGATAAAGCGGCCTCCATTTTGCAGGACTGGCTGCGCAAGAATCCCAACGATCCGGTGGCCGGAAAGATGCTGCGTGA is a window encoding:
- a CDS encoding T9SS type A sorting domain-containing protein — encoded protein: MSKKMSIWLMTAVVCCLAAATAMAQAKFVEFPVAVGRDSTFSACAIWGGSSGTGIVAILGDTLDQNNITVQFIYPPDSLIGDRISFGRQGAFPGPLGAFDEINYLLVWKEFNGDVNGQFISPSGTLVGSYFTIGSNVSLKQSSLYGLAFSDSTYLVVFVKADTLLYGQMVGKNGVLLGGQVQISSNLAREVSLAYDGTNYLAAWCDDGNGRDIYGQFVSPSGVLVGTNFLIDGGPYRSDNPVSLAFDGLRYLVAFHDQANNIDSTGWNLFGRFVTVSGIVQEKITICDSTKAPIMPSVAFDGDHYLATWTQLVDLTLMGQFWTPAGVPIDAPFIIFNTVVGRIPFGGSGFGGGWFLVVGSRMDSSFTDGDVYGAFIPKYTGVEGKPGSDKLTVESLQLRVTGNAIKYQIPQSGIANLKIYNLLGQEVRTLVNEFKSSGVYSLQWNGCDASNHRVSSGVYLIRLESEGRGATAKMVVVR
- the folP gene encoding dihydropteroate synthase encodes the protein MFWQCGKYKFDTADKPLIMGILNLTPDSFSDGGRFNTTDKALVQAIKMIEQGADIIDIGGESTRPGADKVSVEEEIARVVPVIEALAKKSDIPISIDTYKSEVARRSLEAGVSIINDISGLRFDQNMAGVAAEFKAGLVLMHIKGTPEDMQKDPQYDDLLDEIKKYLKDSIKIALEAGVERSAIAIDPGIGFGKTVEHNLSLIKNLTYFKDLDCPIVIGASRKSFIGKLNNDIPADERLPGSLAAAVLAVQNGAAIIRCHDVAETKQALRVAQAITTPLSPP
- the cdaA gene encoding diadenylate cyclase CdaA, with product MDKLFPTFHLPGVLSFLTVRPLDILDIILVAYIIYRIFHLMKGTRAVQIMFGLLVLIAIAIVAQLYQLPGTSWVISSLKTVWVVAFVILFQPEIRNAMTQLGRNRFLGIFLKGEVRAIEEVVKVCQALLVRGYGAIIVLEKNDGLKNYTATGVELNARLTEQLLVSLFVPDGPLHDGAVIIRGETVVAASCTLPITKDPNFSGEHGMRHRAAVGLSEETDAVAVVVSEEKQSISIARYGKLIELENIQELREKLNRALHTKAGPAEMKENKPADINIKEN
- a CDS encoding DUF2723 domain-containing protein, with translation MIKETKTRLWIGLGIFLTAFIVYLRTMAPTASFWDCGEFITVSQILGIPHPPGYPLYAIVGRVTIMLLPFFKEIAFRVNLLSPFFSALTIAIVYLLTVKLIVVWKGEPKDKLDEIIIHLAGASAALSLAFSPTWWDNSIETEVYGIAMFMMSMTVWLALRWRDQIGKVGNRKMLLLIVYLFVLGIAGHMSTLLAAGPIFLFVLLVDWRALVDWKFLGWATGLIFAGITINYYLLLRANLDPALNMCNPRNWDSLMYVLQRKQYEPFNFFTRREDFMYQFGHMFLRYFSWQFAPIIKPGASALHSAPALWIASLPVVLGAYGAVCHLIEKEEKKFGITAAVLLVVGVLVALFTNSPMATMLIALGVVAGFFHTYKRKDKSFAIVGPAFIIASLGLVVYLNMANPQPRERDYIFAPAYLFFAVWIGMGGWRLMQYAKEMLREKSAKWSRLAPIALGTIFILIALFNVKQYYFEKNRSDNWIPNDYGYNILQSAQPGGIVFTNGDNDTYPVWFMQETNGVRQDVRIVNLSLANTDWYLKQAIRHGVPLDLSEYQIDQLAGRGYITEDRQIFKLSDIAIRVIIASNAGKKLSFQQVLAPADSFAKLVFDKDYKEKYPVYFAVTVSDDNLAGLQKHLSFEGLLYRVTPRVSNKQVNLELTQKNITEVYRYRGITDPGVFKDDNTQRLLGNYAVAYWQLGMAMRKQAEAERAAKKEDRYREWMLKSIEQFQQAYNILPNEPASYNWLGVAYAELGDYAKASEWLHKLVEKDPANPYAKMQIGGVFQQGRMYDSAEYYYQQTLMQDPNLAEAYGRLYQLYMEQKKYDKAASILQDWLRKNPNDPVAGKMLRDLQQKMR